Proteins encoded within one genomic window of Aerosakkonema funiforme FACHB-1375:
- a CDS encoding NYN domain-containing protein — protein sequence MKPSVSLYADYQNVHLSEYLGILLLAFAKSIGRLIDAKVYYNSLCPNQAFVMDNLKIPGVKGFNVPCSLKNSADNQLIADCIKDAHTFSPDIVILVSGDGDFAYLVSNLQKLGIKVIIFALRGNVKQKMIELADEFHFIDELADLVGKKTQPQIDTTLSIIGYNEAIECLLEAIKTAPTKGQLTRFPIIDKLMRQLFSQYQGAKSIRTPDGKTFSKFSKFVKAAAKDGKVRIDEQQVFLIEQYKAAA from the coding sequence ATGAAACCTTCTGTTTCCCTCTATGCCGATTATCAGAATGTTCACTTAAGTGAATATTTAGGCATTTTATTGCTAGCATTTGCTAAATCAATAGGGCGTTTGATTGATGCAAAAGTCTACTATAATTCATTGTGTCCAAACCAGGCTTTTGTAATGGATAACCTAAAAATTCCTGGTGTTAAAGGTTTTAATGTTCCCTGTTCTTTAAAGAACAGCGCAGACAATCAATTGATCGCTGACTGTATTAAGGATGCCCATACTTTCTCTCCAGACATAGTTATTTTAGTTTCAGGAGATGGAGACTTTGCATACTTAGTAAGTAATCTGCAAAAATTAGGCATAAAAGTGATAATCTTTGCTCTACGAGGTAATGTAAAACAAAAGATGATTGAGCTTGCTGATGAATTCCACTTTATAGATGAATTAGCTGATTTAGTTGGGAAAAAAACTCAGCCTCAAATAGATACCACTTTGTCTATTATCGGTTACAATGAAGCTATAGAGTGTCTGCTTGAAGCTATCAAGACTGCGCCAACCAAAGGTCAGCTTACGCGATTTCCCATAATTGACAAATTGATGCGTCAGCTTTTTTCCCAGTATCAGGGAGCAAAGTCTATCCGTACACCTGATGGAAAGACATTTTCAAAGTTTTCAAAGTTTGTTAAAGCTGCGGCAAAGGATGGGAAGGTGCGAATTGACGAACAACAAGTGTTTTTAATTGAGCAATACAAAGCTGCTGCCTAA
- the rnc gene encoding ribonuclease III, with translation MQLINPPKGETQLEAKIPTFNNEKLLRQALTHRSYVNDNPGEGEENNERLEFLGDALLNFLSGDYLYRLYPEMSEDQMTRRRAALVDEKQLARFAIELGLDLRMRLGIGTIKEGGFTNRNLLSSTFEAFVGAYYLDNNCDIEPVRVFIKKLFNSVPESVVVSRSNVDAKNQFQQWVMANIGTSQLPKYETVQAGGESHAPEFLSKVLVGNEKYGEGKGRSKKDAEKSAAEDALAKLRKQGKM, from the coding sequence ATGCAGTTAATTAACCCACCGAAAGGAGAGACACAATTGGAAGCAAAAATCCCCACCTTCAACAATGAAAAATTATTGCGCCAAGCCCTTACGCATCGTTCTTACGTCAACGATAATCCTGGCGAAGGAGAAGAAAATAACGAACGTTTAGAGTTTTTGGGTGATGCGTTGCTAAATTTTTTGAGTGGGGATTATCTCTATCGTCTTTACCCAGAAATGTCCGAAGATCAAATGACCCGTCGGCGTGCAGCTTTGGTAGATGAAAAGCAGTTAGCAAGGTTTGCGATCGAGCTTGGATTAGACTTGAGAATGCGATTGGGTATAGGTACAATTAAAGAGGGAGGTTTTACCAATCGAAATTTGCTCAGTAGCACCTTTGAAGCTTTTGTTGGTGCTTACTATCTGGATAACAATTGTGACATTGAGCCAGTCCGCGTTTTTATCAAAAAGCTGTTTAATTCCGTACCTGAAAGTGTAGTAGTTTCTCGCTCGAATGTAGATGCTAAAAATCAGTTTCAGCAATGGGTAATGGCGAACATTGGCACAAGTCAATTGCCTAAATACGAGACAGTTCAGGCGGGTGGAGAATCTCACGCGCCAGAGTTCCTTTCCAAAGTTCTTGTAGGTAACGAAAAATATGGAGAAGGGAAGGGACGCAGCAAAAAAGATGCTGAAAAAAGTGCGGCTGAAGATGCGCTTGCCAAGCTGAGAAAACAAGGGAAGATGTAG
- a CDS encoding response regulator transcription factor: MNRILIAEDEPRIASFLEKGLKANGFTTVVVEDGNAAVCVADSKDFDLLILDIGLPGKDGFQVLEELRGRGEKLPVIILTARDDVTDKVAGLEGGADDYVTKPFRFEELLARVRVRLRDRTSSATTKDDTIVRAGDIVLDLRSRRVSVGDRNIELSTREFILAETFVRHPGQVFSREQLLDRVWGYDYDPGSNIVDVYVGYLRKKLGSEKIETVRGMGYRFCP, translated from the coding sequence ATGAACCGCATTCTAATCGCTGAAGACGAACCGCGTATCGCCTCCTTTCTAGAAAAAGGATTGAAAGCAAATGGCTTTACTACTGTCGTAGTAGAAGACGGAAATGCAGCAGTTTGTGTCGCTGATAGCAAAGATTTTGATTTGTTAATCCTAGATATTGGCTTACCCGGAAAAGATGGTTTTCAGGTGTTAGAAGAATTGCGAGGTAGAGGAGAAAAACTTCCCGTAATTATCCTCACTGCACGCGATGATGTAACTGATAAAGTGGCGGGATTGGAAGGCGGTGCGGATGATTACGTTACCAAACCTTTTCGTTTTGAAGAATTGCTGGCGCGTGTGCGGGTAAGGTTGCGCGATCGCACTTCTTCTGCTACTACCAAAGATGATACGATCGTTCGCGCAGGAGATATCGTTTTGGATTTGCGATCGCGCCGCGTTTCAGTAGGCGATCGCAATATCGAATTATCCACTCGTGAATTTATTTTAGCTGAAACTTTTGTCCGCCATCCCGGACAAGTTTTTAGCCGAGAACAATTGCTCGATCGCGTTTGGGGTTACGATTACGATCCCGGTTCTAATATTGTCGATGTTTATGTCGGTTATCTCCGCAAAAAATTAGGTAGCGAGAAAATAGAAACTGTCAGAGGTATGGGATATCGTTTTTGTCCCTAA
- a CDS encoding NADH-quinone oxidoreductase subunit K, producing the protein MLEAFVFATILCGFFGIILKKNLVMKIVSMDVMSAGVVAYYVVVASRDGFLTPILSTVKNGSYADPVPQAVILTAIVIGLSIQALMLVGVMKLSRDNPTLECNEIEKNNTP; encoded by the coding sequence GTGTTAGAAGCATTCGTATTCGCCACAATATTGTGCGGTTTTTTCGGCATCATCCTCAAAAAGAACCTAGTGATGAAGATCGTCTCGATGGATGTGATGAGTGCGGGAGTGGTCGCCTATTACGTAGTAGTTGCATCGCGAGACGGTTTCTTAACACCCATTTTATCTACTGTCAAAAATGGCTCTTATGCCGATCCAGTACCCCAAGCGGTGATTTTGACAGCGATCGTCATCGGTCTTTCAATTCAAGCTTTAATGCTAGTCGGAGTAATGAAGCTGTCACGAGATAATCCCACCTTGGAATGTAACGAGATCGAGAAGAACAATACACCATGA
- a CDS encoding cation:proton antiporter, with the protein MNTITIAWIAFPFFVGFVIYLLPKLDRYLSLGTAIVSAAYAFWLFLQPSPLKLILLDNFGVTLEADQLSGFFILTNALVTLAVIFYCWETGKSAFFYAQAIILHGSLNAAFVCSDFVSLYVALEVSGIAAFLLIAYPRTDRSIWVGLRYLFISNVAMLFYLIGAVLVYQAHHSFAFAGLRGSPPEALALIFLGLLVKGGIFVSGLWLPMTHSESETPVSAFLSGIVVKSGIFPIVRCALVLDEIDPIVRFFGVATALLGVFYAVFEKDSKRMLAFHTVSQLGFVLAAPEVGGFYALTHGLVKSALFLIAGVLPSRNLKELQHTPIDTPIWIALVAASFSISGFPLLSGFGAKVLTMKNLVPWQVIGMNIAALGTAISFAKFIFLPHQKQEEKSNLRPGFWLAMIVLIGGLIGANVVYYKAYSFENIIKPLATIALGWLAYLLIFKHSKIKLPRFGEKFDDLVGFMSLILILLFWMGFAWLGI; encoded by the coding sequence ATGAATACCATAACGATCGCATGGATCGCATTCCCGTTTTTTGTAGGGTTCGTCATTTATCTACTTCCCAAACTCGATCGATATCTTAGTCTGGGTACAGCTATAGTTTCGGCTGCATATGCGTTTTGGTTATTTCTCCAACCATCACCGCTAAAACTGATATTACTCGATAATTTTGGTGTCACATTAGAAGCTGACCAATTAAGCGGCTTCTTTATCTTAACCAACGCCCTCGTCACCCTTGCCGTTATTTTCTACTGTTGGGAAACTGGTAAGAGTGCTTTTTTTTACGCCCAGGCAATCATTTTGCACGGGAGTCTCAACGCCGCCTTTGTTTGTTCCGATTTTGTCAGTTTATATGTGGCGTTAGAGGTAAGCGGTATCGCCGCCTTTCTCTTGATAGCTTATCCCCGCACAGATCGATCGATTTGGGTTGGTTTGCGCTATCTCTTTATCAGCAACGTCGCCATGCTGTTTTATCTAATTGGCGCAGTGCTGGTTTATCAAGCGCATCATTCCTTCGCCTTTGCAGGTTTGCGGGGATCGCCTCCAGAAGCACTTGCCCTCATTTTTCTAGGACTATTGGTAAAAGGCGGGATATTTGTATCCGGCTTGTGGCTACCCATGACCCACTCGGAATCGGAAACGCCAGTATCGGCTTTCCTGTCGGGAATTGTCGTCAAAAGTGGCATATTTCCGATCGTGCGTTGCGCGTTGGTTTTGGATGAGATCGATCCCATTGTCAGGTTCTTTGGCGTTGCTACAGCCCTGCTAGGCGTGTTCTACGCCGTGTTTGAAAAGGATAGCAAGCGAATGCTGGCGTTTCACACCGTTTCCCAGTTAGGCTTTGTCCTCGCTGCGCCGGAAGTGGGCGGCTTTTACGCACTGACACACGGTTTGGTCAAATCAGCCCTCTTTTTAATCGCCGGAGTTTTACCGAGTCGAAATCTGAAAGAACTGCAACATACGCCGATCGATACCCCAATTTGGATCGCCCTAGTAGCAGCGAGTTTCTCCATATCCGGTTTTCCCCTATTATCCGGCTTTGGGGCGAAGGTTTTGACGATGAAAAATCTAGTTCCCTGGCAAGTTATCGGTATGAATATTGCCGCACTGGGAACTGCCATATCGTTTGCCAAATTCATCTTTTTGCCTCATCAAAAGCAAGAAGAAAAATCAAATCTTCGTCCCGGTTTTTGGTTGGCGATGATAGTGCTAATTGGTGGACTGATCGGCGCAAATGTTGTCTACTACAAAGCCTATTCTTTTGAGAATATCATCAAACCACTAGCGACGATCGCTCTAGGATGGCTGGCATACTTGTTAATTTTTAAACACTCAAAAATTAAGTTGCCGCGTTTCGGAGAGAAATTTGACGATTTGGTCGGTTTTATGAGTCTGATTTTGATTCTACTTTTTTGGATGGGGTTTGCATGGCTGGGGATTTAA
- a CDS encoding Na+/H+ antiporter subunit E yields MAGDLILRLLIWFLLTADFSWINIFLGIHIAILLPFSYKSPGALDDWLSVLGKIVVAIPQAYIEAFDIIFRPHNYEDVVLERVEPRRTPGLVFLDIFLITFTPKTIVLKYREDGWYEVHRVRRRKNL; encoded by the coding sequence ATGGCTGGGGATTTAATATTGCGATTACTGATTTGGTTTTTGCTCACTGCTGATTTTAGTTGGATAAATATCTTCCTGGGTATCCACATAGCCATCTTATTGCCCTTCAGCTACAAATCCCCTGGAGCGTTAGACGATTGGCTGAGTGTGCTGGGTAAGATTGTAGTGGCGATTCCTCAAGCGTATATTGAGGCATTCGATATCATCTTTCGTCCCCATAACTACGAAGATGTCGTCCTCGAACGAGTCGAACCGCGACGTACACCAGGACTGGTATTTTTGGATATATTCTTAATCACCTTTACACCCAAAACAATTGTTTTGAAATACCGCGAAGATGGCTGGTACGAAGTACACCGGGTTCGCCGGAGGAAAAATTTATGA
- a CDS encoding monovalent cation/H(+) antiporter subunit G, translating into MIDLLSYTCIGIGIFFSFWGTSHLLTQRSVLFKLHSLSVADTLGSMSIMFGLLLKRPREWPLLLLAIICLALWNTMLGYVLAYCASGEQKYE; encoded by the coding sequence ATGATTGACCTATTGAGTTATACCTGCATAGGTATAGGAATTTTCTTCTCGTTTTGGGGAACTTCTCACCTCCTCACTCAGCGATCGGTCTTATTCAAACTGCACAGTCTTTCAGTTGCAGATACTCTTGGATCGATGAGTATTATGTTTGGACTTTTGCTGAAAAGACCCAGAGAATGGCCTTTGTTGCTCCTCGCCATTATCTGTTTGGCACTGTGGAATACGATGTTGGGATATGTGTTGGCATACTGTGCCAGTGGAGAACAGAAATATGAATGA
- a CDS encoding DUF4040 domain-containing protein, which produces MNDSYVYAITALLPLAAFMVVLQVNPYDALVIRGILGAISAMLYAILGAPDVALTEALVGTMLAITLYAVAVRSSLVMRLGVLKDELMEGDRDRSFGEIMDELRSIFRKHYMRVELVPYMDREQLHRALMAKEVHTICATQLVDEDKEKQPYQTVTRLQRLYEIVQSELSTPATSLTYVSASNSGEKH; this is translated from the coding sequence ATGAATGATAGCTATGTTTATGCGATCACTGCCCTACTGCCTTTGGCTGCTTTTATGGTAGTGCTTCAGGTTAATCCCTACGATGCTTTGGTAATTCGGGGCATACTGGGTGCAATATCGGCAATGTTATATGCAATTTTAGGAGCGCCGGATGTAGCTTTGACGGAAGCTTTGGTGGGGACGATGCTGGCAATTACCCTCTATGCGGTGGCGGTGCGTTCTTCCCTAGTGATGCGTTTGGGTGTGCTGAAAGATGAGTTGATGGAAGGCGATCGCGATCGCTCTTTTGGGGAAATAATGGATGAGTTACGCAGCATTTTTCGCAAACATTATATGCGTGTTGAGCTAGTCCCGTACATGGATAGGGAACAGTTGCATCGGGCGCTCATGGCAAAAGAAGTTCACACTATCTGCGCTACGCAATTGGTGGATGAGGACAAAGAAAAACAACCTTATCAAACTGTAACTAGGCTGCAACGTCTTTATGAGATCGTGCAAAGCGAACTTTCCACACCTGCTACCAGCTTGACTTATGTTAGTGCATCAAATTCCGGGGAGAAACATTGA
- a CDS encoding Na(+)/H(+) antiporter subunit B → MKWVYIAAGIAFYIKMLVLPNASLGFDLSIVEAIVKDCGVPSAVAGIILRNRLYDTIFEVVVFTIAIMGANFLLANEKPTSKIYQFTDRPSIVLARVGATISALVSIELAIRGHLSPGGGFAAGVAGGTAIGLIAITSSPERMQAIYKRCFAATSEKLSVLIFIILSVLTLAGYELPYGQLGLLVSGGVIPILNILVAIKVALGSWAVVLIFIRYRGLL, encoded by the coding sequence ATGAAATGGGTCTACATTGCAGCAGGAATAGCATTTTATATCAAAATGCTGGTATTACCAAACGCATCGCTCGGCTTCGATCTCTCTATTGTAGAAGCGATCGTTAAAGATTGTGGTGTACCTAGTGCGGTGGCGGGGATTATTTTACGAAATCGGCTGTATGACACAATCTTTGAAGTGGTGGTATTTACGATCGCCATCATGGGGGCTAATTTTCTGCTAGCTAATGAAAAGCCCACCAGCAAAATCTATCAGTTTACCGATCGACCCTCAATTGTACTAGCGCGTGTGGGCGCAACTATTTCCGCTTTGGTTAGTATCGAACTGGCAATTCGGGGACATCTCAGTCCGGGCGGTGGTTTTGCGGCGGGTGTGGCGGGTGGAACTGCGATCGGTCTAATCGCAATTACCTCATCACCGGAAAGGATGCAGGCTATTTACAAACGCTGCTTCGCTGCTACTTCCGAGAAACTTTCGGTGCTGATTTTTATCATCTTGTCAGTGCTGACTTTGGCTGGATATGAATTACCCTACGGACAGTTGGGCTTACTTGTCAGCGGGGGAGTCATTCCTATACTCAATATCTTAGTAGCAATCAAAGTGGCTTTGGGGTCTTGGGCGGTAGTTTTGATTTTTATTCGCTATCGAGGATTGTTGTGA
- a CDS encoding HAD-IC family P-type ATPase: MTLTATKELQEHQWHNLPEDKVAIILETDLENGLLASEIAERQREFGLNQLTVKEGKPAWLKFILQFNQPLLIILVCAGAIKAILGEWINAGVIWGVTTTNAIISFTQEAQAENAIAALASAVRTEATVIRDGKKLKISSEELVPGDIVLLTSGDKVPADLRLIKVRDLQIDESALTGESVAVEKYEEVEGTVVLPPETPLAERSNMAYAGGFVTFGQGSGIVIATGNNTETGKISQLIEQRVDLTTPLTRKFNQFSQNWLYFVLFMATLTFAVGLGQRNFKEAVEPAVALIVGAIPEGLPAVITVTLAVGVARMARRHAIIRKLPAVETLGSATVICSDKTGTLTENQMTVQAIYAGSAGYTVSGTGYNFKGEILQNQQPIDVKVYPVLQECLLAGLLCNDSHLEQKNGNFVVIGDPTEGALIAAGGKAGLLQQAVERLHPRLDSIPFESDFQYMATLHETRGEKTIYVKGSAEAILKRCQKMVDGKGNVIELNLAPIEKAVETLAKQGLRVLTFAKKNVPNEQKTVNHTDLEEGLIFLGLQGMIDPPRKEAIAAVHACQGAGIQVKMITGDHITTAQAIARRMGFRNRNKKIVAYTGAQLAQMKKNELAEAVEEGVVFARVAPEQKLRIVEALQAKGEIVAMTGDGVNDAPALKQADIGIAMGSGTEVSKEASDMLLTDNNFASIAAAVEEGRSVYKNLLKAICFILPVNGGESMTILISTLLGREMPILSLQILWLNMLNSITMTVPLSFEPKTAGVMKNPPRPANEPFLTQNRIKRILAVSLYNWTLIFGMFEWVRQADWGSIELARTMAIQALVMGRIFYLLSISQLLPSLMAKFNGSQEKVSGAPALAVGIVVAVILQIIFANSTFINGIFQTAPMTLDQWLICFGASLPMIAIAASVNRFDPPN, encoded by the coding sequence ATGACATTAACAGCTACCAAGGAATTACAAGAACACCAATGGCATAATCTACCAGAAGATAAAGTTGCAATTATCCTGGAAACTGACTTAGAAAACGGTTTATTAGCGAGTGAAATAGCGGAAAGACAGCGAGAGTTTGGCCTAAATCAACTCACTGTCAAGGAAGGAAAACCAGCTTGGTTAAAGTTTATACTGCAATTTAACCAGCCACTACTGATTATCTTAGTATGTGCGGGCGCAATCAAGGCGATACTGGGAGAATGGATCAACGCTGGGGTAATTTGGGGGGTAACTACTACCAACGCAATAATTAGTTTTACTCAGGAAGCGCAAGCGGAAAATGCGATCGCAGCTTTAGCTTCCGCCGTCCGCACAGAAGCTACCGTGATTCGCGATGGCAAAAAATTAAAGATTTCCTCGGAAGAATTGGTTCCCGGTGACATAGTTTTACTCACCTCTGGCGACAAAGTACCAGCCGATTTGCGCCTCATCAAAGTCCGCGATTTGCAAATCGATGAATCGGCACTTACTGGCGAATCTGTAGCAGTAGAAAAATACGAAGAAGTAGAAGGAACAGTTGTTTTACCGCCAGAAACACCCCTCGCTGAACGTAGCAATATGGCTTATGCGGGAGGTTTCGTTACCTTCGGACAAGGTAGCGGTATTGTAATCGCCACTGGCAATAATACCGAAACAGGTAAAATTTCTCAATTAATCGAACAAAGAGTAGACCTCACCACTCCTCTAACGCGGAAATTCAATCAATTTAGCCAGAATTGGTTGTACTTTGTTTTATTCATGGCGACTCTTACCTTTGCAGTGGGTTTAGGACAGAGAAACTTTAAAGAAGCAGTAGAACCAGCAGTTGCTTTAATTGTGGGTGCAATTCCCGAAGGTTTGCCAGCAGTAATTACAGTCACTTTAGCAGTTGGCGTGGCGAGAATGGCACGCCGTCACGCGATTATTCGCAAATTGCCAGCAGTAGAAACCCTCGGTAGCGCCACTGTTATCTGTTCCGATAAAACGGGAACTTTAACCGAAAATCAGATGACAGTGCAAGCAATTTATGCAGGTAGTGCTGGATATACGGTTAGCGGTACTGGCTACAATTTTAAAGGGGAAATACTGCAAAATCAACAGCCAATTGATGTTAAAGTTTATCCTGTTTTACAAGAATGTTTGTTGGCAGGTTTGTTGTGCAATGATTCTCATTTAGAACAGAAAAATGGCAATTTTGTAGTAATTGGCGATCCGACAGAAGGCGCGTTAATCGCGGCTGGTGGCAAAGCAGGATTGCTTCAGCAAGCGGTGGAAAGATTGCATCCCAGATTAGATTCAATTCCGTTTGAATCCGATTTTCAATATATGGCAACTCTGCATGAAACTCGCGGAGAGAAAACTATTTATGTCAAGGGGTCGGCGGAGGCAATTCTCAAACGTTGCCAGAAAATGGTGGATGGGAAAGGTAATGTTATTGAGTTAAATTTAGCACCGATCGAAAAAGCGGTGGAAACTTTGGCGAAGCAAGGTTTGCGGGTGCTAACTTTTGCGAAGAAAAATGTACCGAATGAGCAAAAGACGGTAAATCATACCGATCTGGAGGAAGGGCTGATTTTCTTGGGTTTGCAGGGGATGATCGATCCGCCGAGAAAAGAAGCGATCGCAGCGGTTCACGCCTGCCAAGGTGCTGGTATTCAAGTAAAAATGATTACAGGAGATCACATAACTACCGCTCAAGCGATCGCCCGTAGGATGGGTTTCCGCAACCGCAACAAGAAAATTGTCGCTTATACGGGTGCCCAACTCGCCCAAATGAAGAAAAACGAACTTGCAGAAGCGGTAGAGGAAGGCGTAGTGTTTGCCCGCGTTGCGCCAGAACAAAAGCTGCGAATTGTGGAAGCTTTGCAAGCGAAAGGCGAAATTGTAGCGATGACGGGGGACGGTGTAAATGATGCGCCCGCCCTCAAACAAGCGGATATCGGTATTGCAATGGGTAGCGGTACGGAGGTTTCTAAGGAAGCATCCGATATGCTGCTAACTGATAATAATTTTGCTTCCATTGCAGCGGCGGTGGAAGAAGGACGATCGGTTTACAAAAACCTTTTGAAGGCAATTTGCTTTATTTTGCCTGTCAATGGTGGCGAATCGATGACGATTTTAATTAGCACGTTATTGGGCAGAGAAATGCCGATTTTATCGCTGCAAATTCTCTGGCTGAATATGCTTAATTCTATCACGATGACCGTGCCGCTATCTTTTGAACCGAAAACGGCAGGTGTAATGAAAAATCCACCCCGCCCAGCGAATGAACCTTTTCTAACCCAGAATCGCATTAAGCGAATTTTGGCGGTTTCTCTGTATAACTGGACTTTGATTTTCGGGATGTTTGAATGGGTGCGCCAAGCAGATTGGGGTAGTATAGAATTAGCGCGGACAATGGCAATTCAAGCTTTGGTGATGGGACGGATTTTTTATCTATTGAGTATCAGTCAATTGTTACCTTCTCTGATGGCTAAGTTTAATGGTTCTCAGGAAAAGGTCAGTGGTGCGCCTGCTTTGGCTGTGGGAATTGTGGTAGCGGTAATCCTGCAAATTATCTTTGCTAATTCTACCTTTATTAATGGCATATTCCAAACTGCGCCGATGACGCTGGATCAATGGTTGATTTGTTTTGGTGCTAGCTTACCGATGATTGCGATCGCTGCTTCAGTTAATCGTTTCGATCCTCCCAATTGA